From Streptomyces sp. TLI_053, a single genomic window includes:
- a CDS encoding DUF2278 family protein — MPLPLYGVAVGTFQDFSRDPSHDFGQWYHGHLTLSTPAGAFEAALDVDAPGSVGVSYRLVDGLYRSDLGALRQLAPNFHPLDPSPASGALDYARSPLLRDPDWLRTLRGLVLRVVALLQKQPVGAPAFGPTVVDRLVALLHRLPRRPVAVHPWVASDGDNALDVLEPLLRSADRIYVFGQRFTTGRGVHDVHLNQGDPLGSQWYDTDGVWQDGAVVCEFADGRVVVWQIRFNTQSLDTDAAGHPA; from the coding sequence ATGCCCCTTCCCCTGTACGGCGTGGCCGTCGGCACCTTCCAGGACTTCTCCCGCGACCCCTCGCACGACTTCGGCCAGTGGTACCACGGCCATCTGACCCTGTCGACGCCCGCCGGCGCCTTCGAGGCCGCCCTCGACGTCGACGCGCCCGGCAGCGTCGGCGTCTCCTACCGGCTGGTCGACGGTCTGTACCGCTCCGACCTGGGAGCGCTCCGGCAGTTGGCCCCCAACTTCCACCCGCTCGACCCGTCGCCCGCCTCCGGTGCGCTCGACTACGCCCGCAGCCCACTGCTCCGCGACCCCGACTGGCTGCGCACCCTCCGGGGACTGGTGCTGCGGGTGGTCGCCCTGCTGCAGAAGCAGCCCGTCGGCGCGCCCGCGTTCGGCCCGACCGTGGTCGACCGGCTGGTGGCGCTGCTCCACCGACTGCCGAGGCGTCCCGTCGCCGTGCACCCCTGGGTGGCCAGCGACGGCGACAACGCGCTCGACGTGCTGGAGCCGCTGCTCCGCTCCGCCGACCGGATCTACGTCTTCGGCCAGCGCTTCACCACCGGCCGCGGCGTCCACGACGTGCACCTCAACCAGGGCGACCCGCTGGGCAGTCAGTGGTACGACACCGACGGCGTGTGGCAGGACGGCGCCGTGGTCTGCGAGTTCGCGGACGGGCGGGTGGTCGTCTGGCAGATCAGGTTCAACACCCAGAGCCTGGACACCGACGCCGCCGGGCACCCGGCCTGA
- a CDS encoding molybdopterin-dependent oxidoreductase: protein MSRPLAPAAPTVPAAPAVVRFHGRLDQPLELTVAQLRARRTHRVEVSYDCLREGEQNHSFEGPKLWDVVREAQPQVDLRGRKQRLRHLLTVTGADGHFAVLSWAEIDPDFGGQQILLATSVDGAPLDSTGPQLVVPADHCGARYISAVTEIWVGAAGR, encoded by the coding sequence GTGAGCAGACCTCTCGCACCCGCCGCACCGACCGTGCCCGCCGCACCGGCCGTCGTGCGGTTCCACGGCCGACTGGACCAGCCGCTCGAACTGACGGTCGCCCAGCTGCGGGCCCGGCGGACCCACCGGGTCGAGGTGAGCTACGACTGCCTGCGCGAGGGCGAGCAGAACCACTCCTTCGAAGGGCCGAAACTGTGGGACGTGGTCCGTGAGGCCCAACCGCAGGTCGACCTCCGCGGCCGCAAGCAGCGCCTGCGCCACCTGCTGACCGTCACCGGGGCGGACGGTCACTTCGCGGTCCTGTCCTGGGCCGAGATCGACCCGGACTTCGGCGGCCAGCAGATCCTTCTCGCCACCAGCGTCGACGGCGCCCCGCTGGACTCCACCGGCCCGCAGCTGGTGGTTCCCGCCGACCACTGCGGGGCGCGCTACATCAGCGCCGTCACCGAGATCTGGGTCGGCGCCGCCGGGCGGTGA
- a CDS encoding TOBE domain-containing protein, producing the protein MSLSIRNQIPGTVTSVTTGEAMATVKARLDGGQEVTAAVTVDAVKDLGLAEGSAVHAMVKSTDVSLATGPVTGLSIRNRIPGTVTGITAGAAMATVNVTVEGGSVLTAAVTRDAVNDLGLATGSAVVALIKATELSLATV; encoded by the coding sequence ATGAGCCTGAGCATCCGCAACCAGATCCCCGGTACCGTCACCTCCGTCACCACGGGCGAGGCGATGGCCACCGTGAAGGCCCGGCTGGACGGCGGTCAGGAGGTCACCGCGGCCGTCACCGTCGACGCCGTCAAGGACCTCGGACTCGCCGAGGGCAGCGCGGTCCACGCGATGGTGAAGTCGACCGACGTCTCGCTGGCGACCGGGCCGGTCACCGGGCTGAGCATCCGCAACCGGATCCCCGGCACGGTCACCGGGATCACCGCCGGCGCCGCCATGGCCACCGTGAACGTCACCGTCGAGGGCGGAAGCGTCCTCACCGCGGCCGTCACCCGGGACGCCGTGAACGATCTGGGCCTGGCCACCGGCTCCGCCGTGGTCGCGCTCATCAAGGCCACCGAGCTGTCCCTCGCCACCGTCTGA
- a CDS encoding IS30 family transposase: MSSREACERVGINLRTGKRWRNGRNASGGKKAYPPIRVPLPQDGPSRYLREADRIHIADRLREKATVRAIAAELGRSPSTVSREIQRNRHPGNGQYRPHAAQARADARRPRPKPGKIGRNSELRDFVQDRLDKKWSPEQICQALRDTFPERPEMHVVHETVYQALYVQGRGELRRELAAALRTGRVRRKPHRRAACRQPRFAAPMVMISERPAEAEDRAVPGHWEGDLIIGKDGASAIGTLVERATRYVMLLQLPRGRTAEHVRDALVETVRTLPGHLVRSLTWDQGSEMAAHGSFTVATGIPVYFCDPASPWQRGSNENTNGLLRQYFPKGTDLTVHAPEHLAAVAAELNGRPRKTLGWETPAERLHKLLTA; encoded by the coding sequence CTGAGCAGTCGGGAAGCGTGCGAGCGTGTCGGGATCAATCTGCGCACGGGCAAGCGGTGGCGCAACGGCCGTAACGCGTCGGGCGGCAAGAAGGCGTATCCGCCGATCCGTGTCCCTTTGCCGCAGGACGGCCCGTCCCGCTACCTGCGCGAGGCTGATCGGATCCACATCGCCGACCGGCTGCGTGAGAAGGCCACCGTCCGAGCCATCGCCGCCGAGCTGGGCCGCAGCCCTTCGACGGTCAGCCGGGAGATCCAACGCAACCGGCACCCGGGCAACGGCCAGTACCGCCCTCACGCCGCGCAGGCCCGCGCGGATGCCCGCCGGCCCCGACCCAAGCCCGGGAAGATCGGCCGGAACTCCGAGCTGCGGGACTTCGTCCAGGACCGCCTGGACAAGAAGTGGAGCCCGGAGCAGATCTGCCAGGCTCTGCGGGACACCTTTCCCGAGCGGCCGGAGATGCACGTGGTCCACGAGACGGTCTACCAGGCCCTCTACGTCCAAGGCCGCGGTGAACTCCGCCGCGAGCTGGCCGCCGCCTTGCGCACCGGGCGTGTTCGCCGCAAGCCCCACCGCCGAGCGGCCTGCCGCCAACCGCGGTTCGCCGCCCCGATGGTCATGATCAGCGAACGCCCGGCCGAGGCCGAGGACCGTGCGGTTCCCGGCCACTGGGAGGGTGACCTGATCATCGGCAAGGACGGCGCCTCCGCGATCGGCACCCTGGTCGAACGCGCCACCCGCTACGTGATGCTCCTCCAACTGCCCCGTGGCCGCACCGCCGAACACGTCCGTGACGCCTTGGTGGAGACCGTCCGGACGCTGCCCGGCCACCTGGTGCGCTCGCTGACCTGGGACCAGGGCAGCGAGATGGCAGCCCACGGCTCATTCACCGTCGCCACCGGCATCCCGGTCTACTTCTGCGACCCGGCCAGTCCCTGGCAGCGCGGCTCGAACGAGAACACCAACGGTCTGCTGCGGCAGTACTTCCCCAAGGGCACCGACCTGACCGTTCACGCCCCCGAGCACCTGGCCGCCGTCGCCGCCGAACTCAACGGCCGCCCACGCAAAACGCTCGGCTGGGAAACCCCAGCCGAGCGCCTGCATAAACTGCTCACGGCCTGA
- a CDS encoding glycosyl hydrolase family 18 protein encodes MFRRRSRTPDPQPRVTLERAARTYRTGGARTGSGAVNRSLALISAAAVIGAGLVVAGNVTAGAAVPNLLANPGFENGLSDWTCSGGSGAAVGSPVHSGSSALKATPAGSDSAQCTQTVSVQPNSQYTLSAYVQGSYIYLGATGTGLSGAQSTWTPSSASYSQLSVGFSTGPSTTSVTVFLHGWYGQPAYLADDVVLSGPGGTTTPPTTPPTTPPTTPPTTPPTTPPTTPPTTPPTTPPTTPPTTPPTGDTCPTKPRPAGKVLQGYWENWDGASNGVHPGMGWVPITDSRIAAHGYNVINAAFPVILSDGTVLWQDGMDAGVKVSTPAEMCQAKAAGATLLMSIGGAAAGIDLGSSTVADKFVATVVPILKKYNFDGIDIDIETGLSGSGSIGTLSASQSNLIRIIDGVLAQMPAGFGLTMAPETAYVTGGSVTYGSIWGAYLPIIKKYVDNGRLWWLNMQYYNGSMYGCSGDSYQAGTVQGFTKQTECLNNGLTIQGTTIKVPYDKQVPGLPAQPGAGGGYMAPGLVSQSWGAFGGALKGLMTWSINWDGSKGWSFGDNAKSLQGR; translated from the coding sequence ATGTTCCGTCGAAGGTCGCGCACTCCGGATCCGCAGCCCCGGGTCACCCTGGAACGCGCAGCCCGGACGTACCGGACCGGCGGTGCCCGGACCGGATCGGGCGCGGTGAACCGCTCCCTCGCGCTGATCAGCGCCGCCGCCGTGATCGGTGCCGGCCTCGTCGTGGCCGGCAATGTCACCGCCGGGGCGGCGGTCCCCAACCTGCTGGCCAACCCCGGCTTCGAGAACGGCCTCTCCGACTGGACGTGTTCCGGCGGCTCGGGCGCGGCCGTCGGCAGTCCGGTGCACTCCGGCTCCTCCGCGCTCAAGGCCACGCCGGCCGGCTCGGACAGCGCCCAGTGCACCCAGACCGTCAGCGTGCAGCCCAACTCGCAGTACACGCTGAGCGCCTACGTCCAGGGCAGCTACATCTACCTGGGCGCCACGGGTACGGGCCTGAGCGGTGCCCAGTCCACCTGGACGCCGAGCAGCGCCTCCTACAGCCAGCTCAGCGTCGGTTTCAGCACCGGTCCGAGCACCACCTCGGTGACGGTCTTCCTGCACGGCTGGTACGGACAGCCCGCGTACCTCGCGGACGACGTGGTGCTCAGCGGCCCCGGCGGCACCACCACGCCTCCCACCACGCCGCCCACCACTCCGCCGACGACGCCTCCCACGACGCCGCCGACCACTCCGCCCACCACTCCGCCCACCACCCCGCCGACGACGCCTCCCACGACGCCGCCGACCACGCCGCCGACCGGTGACACCTGCCCCACCAAGCCCCGCCCCGCGGGCAAGGTCCTCCAGGGCTACTGGGAGAACTGGGACGGCGCCTCCAACGGCGTGCACCCGGGCATGGGCTGGGTCCCGATCACCGACAGCCGGATCGCCGCGCACGGCTACAACGTCATCAACGCCGCCTTCCCGGTGATCCTCTCCGACGGCACCGTCCTGTGGCAGGACGGCATGGACGCCGGCGTCAAGGTGTCCACCCCCGCCGAGATGTGCCAGGCCAAGGCGGCCGGCGCGACGCTGCTGATGTCGATCGGCGGCGCCGCCGCGGGCATCGACCTCGGCTCCAGCACCGTCGCGGACAAGTTCGTCGCGACCGTCGTCCCGATCCTGAAGAAGTACAACTTCGACGGCATCGACATCGACATCGAGACCGGCCTCTCCGGCAGCGGCAGCATCGGCACGCTGTCCGCCTCCCAGTCCAACCTGATCCGCATCATCGACGGCGTGCTCGCCCAGATGCCCGCGGGCTTCGGTCTGACGATGGCCCCCGAGACCGCGTACGTCACCGGCGGCAGCGTCACCTACGGCTCGATCTGGGGCGCCTACCTGCCGATCATCAAGAAGTACGTGGACAACGGCCGCCTGTGGTGGCTGAACATGCAGTACTACAACGGCAGCATGTACGGCTGCTCCGGCGACTCCTACCAGGCCGGCACCGTCCAGGGCTTCACCAAGCAGACCGAGTGCCTGAACAACGGCCTGACCATCCAGGGCACCACGATCAAGGTGCCCTACGACAAGCAGGTGCCCGGTCTGCCGGCCCAGCCCGGTGCGGGCGGCGGCTACATGGCGCCCGGCCTGGTGAGCCAGTCGTGGGGAGCCTTCGGCGGCGCGCTGAAGGGGCTGATGACCTGGTCGATCAACTGGGACGGCTCGAAGGGCTGGAGCTTCGGCGACAACGCGAAGTCTCTCCAGGGCCGTTGA